Proteins found in one Pseudochaenichthys georgianus chromosome 13, fPseGeo1.2, whole genome shotgun sequence genomic segment:
- the vmp1 gene encoding vacuole membrane protein 1 isoform X2 produces the protein MAANGAKCEQPQKRAGAKGKQNGKAIGRFFTLSVRERRQRDKEERLSLVVWRRPVTTIHYFLLETLIKLKEWTFQLWQRRGLVSLVLVLCSLFSFAYSTEGSHQQWVSYLEKRFLWCAYWVGLGILSSVGLGTGLHTFLLYLGPHIASVTLAAYECSSTDFPEPPYPDQIVCPQGGGLEGSISLFSIMSKVRLEACMWGAGTAIGELPPYFMARAARQSGADPEDEDYEEFEEMLEQAEGAQGLVTRAKLGVQHMVQKVGFFGILACASIPNPLFDLAGITCGHFMVPFWTFFGATLIGKAVIKMHIQKLFVIITFSKHIVEQMVSLIGAVPRVGPSLQKPFSQYLEAQRNKLHHAGGSAPADENWLSWVFEKVVLVMVCYFVSSIINSMAQSYAKRLQQQRHSEEKTK, from the exons ATGGCAGCCAATGGAGCAAAGTGTGAGCAGCCACAGAAACGGGCCGGAGCCAAAGGCAAACAGAATGGCAAAGCAATAGGTAggtttttt ACTCTTTCAGTTAGAGAGAGGCGACAGAGGGATAAGGAGGAGCGCCTGTCTCTGGTGGTTTGGAGGAGGCCCGTCACCACAATACATTACTTCCTTCTGGAGACCCTCATCAAGCTAAAGGAGTGGACGTTTCA GCTTTGGCAGCGACGAGGCCTGGTGTCCTTAGTTCTGGTGTTATGTTCTCTGTTCTCCTTCGCCTACTCCACGGAGGGCTCACACCAACAA TGGGTTAGCTACCTGGAGAAGAGGTTTCTATGGTGTGCGTACTGGGTGGGTCTCGGGATCCTGTCCTCAGTGGGCCTCGGGACCGGCCTGCACACGTTTCTGCTCTATCTG GGTCCTCACATAGCATCAGTGACTCTGGCAGCGTACGAGTGCAGCTCCACAGACTTCCCCGAGCCTCCGTACCCGGACCAGATCGTCTGTCCTCAGGGCGGGGGGCTGGAGGGAAGCATCTCCCTCTTCTCAATCATGTCCAAGGTCCGCCTGGAGGCCTGCATGTGG GGTGCAGGCACCGCCATCGGAGAGCTGCCTCCGTACTTCATGGCCCGAGCCGCTCGGCAGTCTGGAGCCGACCCAGAGGACGAAGACTACGAGGAGTTTGAGGAGATGCTGGAGCAGGCCGAGGGCGCTCAG GGTTTGGTCACAAGAGCAAAACTGGGAGTTCAGCATATGGTGCAGAAAGTTGGATTTTTCGGGATCTTGGCTTGCGCCTCT atccCCAATCCTCTGTTCGACCTTGCTGGAATTACTTGCGGTCATTTCATGGTGCCCTTCTGGACCTTCTTTGGAGCCACTCTGATTGGGAAAGCCGTCATCAAGATGCATATACAG AAACTTTTTGTTATCATTACCTTCAGCAAGCACATAGTGGAGCAGATGGTGTCACTCATtgg GGCTGTGCCCAGAGTGGGGCCCTCGCTGCAGAAGCCCTTCAGTCAGTACCTGGAGGCCCAGAGGAACAAGCTGCACCACGCCGGAGGGAGTGCACCAGCG GATGAGAACTGGCTGTCGTGGGTGTTTGAGAAGGTGGTGCTCGTCATGGTCTGCTACTTCGTCTCCTCCATCATTAACTCCATGGCTCAGAGCTACGCCAAGCGGCTGCAGCAGCAGAGGCACTCAGAAGAGAAGACCAAGTGA
- the vmp1 gene encoding vacuole membrane protein 1 isoform X1 translates to MSSYVRVIATLFVLQTLSVRERRQRDKEERLSLVVWRRPVTTIHYFLLETLIKLKEWTFQLWQRRGLVSLVLVLCSLFSFAYSTEGSHQQWVSYLEKRFLWCAYWVGLGILSSVGLGTGLHTFLLYLGPHIASVTLAAYECSSTDFPEPPYPDQIVCPQGGGLEGSISLFSIMSKVRLEACMWGAGTAIGELPPYFMARAARQSGADPEDEDYEEFEEMLEQAEGAQGLVTRAKLGVQHMVQKVGFFGILACASIPNPLFDLAGITCGHFMVPFWTFFGATLIGKAVIKMHIQKLFVIITFSKHIVEQMVSLIGAVPRVGPSLQKPFSQYLEAQRNKLHHAGGSAPADENWLSWVFEKVVLVMVCYFVSSIINSMAQSYAKRLQQQRHSEEKTK, encoded by the exons ATGTCGTCGTATGTGAGGGTGATTGCAACTTTGTTTGTTCTCCAGACTCTTTCAGTTAGAGAGAGGCGACAGAGGGATAAGGAGGAGCGCCTGTCTCTGGTGGTTTGGAGGAGGCCCGTCACCACAATACATTACTTCCTTCTGGAGACCCTCATCAAGCTAAAGGAGTGGACGTTTCA GCTTTGGCAGCGACGAGGCCTGGTGTCCTTAGTTCTGGTGTTATGTTCTCTGTTCTCCTTCGCCTACTCCACGGAGGGCTCACACCAACAA TGGGTTAGCTACCTGGAGAAGAGGTTTCTATGGTGTGCGTACTGGGTGGGTCTCGGGATCCTGTCCTCAGTGGGCCTCGGGACCGGCCTGCACACGTTTCTGCTCTATCTG GGTCCTCACATAGCATCAGTGACTCTGGCAGCGTACGAGTGCAGCTCCACAGACTTCCCCGAGCCTCCGTACCCGGACCAGATCGTCTGTCCTCAGGGCGGGGGGCTGGAGGGAAGCATCTCCCTCTTCTCAATCATGTCCAAGGTCCGCCTGGAGGCCTGCATGTGG GGTGCAGGCACCGCCATCGGAGAGCTGCCTCCGTACTTCATGGCCCGAGCCGCTCGGCAGTCTGGAGCCGACCCAGAGGACGAAGACTACGAGGAGTTTGAGGAGATGCTGGAGCAGGCCGAGGGCGCTCAG GGTTTGGTCACAAGAGCAAAACTGGGAGTTCAGCATATGGTGCAGAAAGTTGGATTTTTCGGGATCTTGGCTTGCGCCTCT atccCCAATCCTCTGTTCGACCTTGCTGGAATTACTTGCGGTCATTTCATGGTGCCCTTCTGGACCTTCTTTGGAGCCACTCTGATTGGGAAAGCCGTCATCAAGATGCATATACAG AAACTTTTTGTTATCATTACCTTCAGCAAGCACATAGTGGAGCAGATGGTGTCACTCATtgg GGCTGTGCCCAGAGTGGGGCCCTCGCTGCAGAAGCCCTTCAGTCAGTACCTGGAGGCCCAGAGGAACAAGCTGCACCACGCCGGAGGGAGTGCACCAGCG GATGAGAACTGGCTGTCGTGGGTGTTTGAGAAGGTGGTGCTCGTCATGGTCTGCTACTTCGTCTCCTCCATCATTAACTCCATGGCTCAGAGCTACGCCAAGCGGCTGCAGCAGCAGAGGCACTCAGAAGAGAAGACCAAGTGA